Genomic DNA from Nomascus leucogenys isolate Asia chromosome 10, Asia_NLE_v1, whole genome shotgun sequence:
AGCAGTGGAGACACAGAAGGTCAAAGACCAGAGGCTATGGAGCTGGGGTCTTCACAGCAGTCAGTGGCAGTTTGCCCTGGGCATGTAAATTCCAAGGCATTTGGAGCTCTCCCAGGCAGTCCcccaaagaagagatacaaatgttCACTTtggaaagggaaagaagccaCGATCTAGAATGCATAAAAGTGGGAAAGGGATCTGGGGAACATAGGTTGAGGAACATTGACAGAATCTGTTACAGAGAGAGATGGGTGTGGGTGGAATATTGGgtgaaaaaaatcatcattatACCTACAATCCCATTATCCTACACAATGAGTCAGTTTCTAGACTGAGTGCTTTAAAGCCAGGATTTTTCATCATTACCTAACTCTTCAAGTTAGATATTATTAGCTCTCTGCCCCCTCCTTATATTTAACCAAAAAATAACGTATTCCAGAAAGGGAAGGGAACATTCACAAAGTCAGGAGGTAGGAGACCCAGTACTAGAACTCAAGTATGTCTTGTTTCAAACTCTCCACTCCTTTTGCTGCTCCCTGATGATCAGCTCAGAAAGAACCTTATTTCAGGGAGGGGGATAGATAGATAATTAGATATGATAGATAATAGGTAAGTAGGTAGATAAATAGATAACTAGatatgatagattagatagatacatagatgataggtagataagTAGCTAAatatgatagattagatagacagatgataggtTAAGCAGGTAGATAGATAACTAGATACAATAGGTTAGATAGATAAGTAACTAGATAGATAACTGGATATGATAgattagataaatagatgataggtaagtaggtagatagatacagatagattagctagctagctagatgaTAGATAACTAGATATAATAGATAAGATAGATGATGATTAGATAGAAAATTAGATATGATTGATAGATacattagatagatgatagattataTAGATGATAGGTAAGTAGGTAGCTAGATAaagctagctagatagatagacaTACAGATAcatggatagatacatagatacctAGATAGGTGATAGAgttgcaaaatagaaaaattagataggtagatagatagatagatagatagatagatagatagataactaGATAGGATAGATTAAATAGATTATAGTAGGTGAATAGACAGATACAtacagatgatagatgatagagagatgATAGATAACTAGTTATGATTGACAGATACATTAGATAGCTGATAGATTTGGTAGCTAGATGATAGGTAAGTCAGTAGATAGATAAGTGATAATTAGATATGATAGGATGGATAGATTAGACAGACGACAGGTAAGTAGGTGAATAGACAGAtaaagatagatacatagatgccTAGATAAGCGATAGATTaacaagatagaaaaattagacaGTTAATTACATAGGATAGATTGGATAGGTGATAGGCaagtaggtagatagataagTGATAATTAGATAGGACAGATAGATTGGATAGATGATAGGTAAGTAGGTAGAGAAACAGATaaagatagataggtagatagataatagataccTAGATAGATGGTAGATAGATTAGCGAGATAGATAAATTAGATAGGTAATTCTCTATATATAGACATGTAGAAATGCCAACGCAAACATAGTCAGTGAACCAAGTAGGTGAAGGGTCTGGACGGGAGACCCTCTGTTGGTGCAGAGGACCAGGCATGTGAAGCATCTCAGACTTGGCTCTGTAATGCGACCACAGATCATTGCACACCTAGGAAAAATTCTCAGACTCAAAGCACACTAACAAAGACAGCGGAATCATGTTTCTGCTACTTACTCCTTAAAGTCTCATGACTTGTGTTTCTTGACTCTAAAGTGCCAAGAAGAACAAAAAACGGGGGGAACTGCATGGACTCTGTCGCCTAGCTTTAGTACCAGGTTGCTCGCTCTTCCTCAACGCTGTGAGCTTTGCACGCAACGCTTGTTGTAATCCCAGGAGTCACACGGGAATGCATGCCCTTCACCAGTGGGAGGGAAATAATTGTACTACCTTGCAGGGTTGTTGTAAGAATTTAAAACGCTCTGATGTAGACTTGCATGGCAATATTGCTCAAgaactagtttttttgttttgttttgttttttgtttgattttttgtttttgttttttaattggtaGAAATTTTATCTCCTGAGAGGGATGcttttttgagttggggtctcgGTCAGTCGAGTGTAtgatgcagtggtgcaatctcggctcactgcaacctccgcctcccaggttcaagcaattctcttctctcagcctcctgagtagctgggactacaggcgtgtgccaccatgcccagcttattttttatatttttcgtagagacagggtttcaccatgttggccaggctggtctcgaactccagacctcaagtgatccacctacttcactctcccaaagtgccaggactacaggcatgagccaccgcgcccggccactggTCATTCTTTTCTACCCTGGTCTAACTCTGTTCTTATTAGGAATCCTCCCTGAATTCTCCCAGCTGATCCCTTGTCGTTCTGGTGTCTTGGGGAATCATGTCTCCTTCAGAgagccccacccctccccactctAAACGCCTTCCATGCCCTTGTCACTGCTGTTCATTACCTGGCATCAACGAGCTCTTTGAAGTGTGTTTgaagttggctgggcgtggtggtctgtactcccagctaccctggaggccgAGTGAGGAGGACCACtcgagctcaggaattcgagtatgatcgcaccactgcactccagcctgggcaacaatgggAACCCATTGGCACATCTGGGATTGGCACCCTGAGCTCCCATCCCAGCCCATTCTGtgacctccctcctctcccctcttctcccctccattGCCCTCACCCTCTCCCCAGAATCTTCACATCCCATCCtttcacctctctctctctctctctttaaaaaaagaaaaaaaacacgtTTGAAGTCAAGAGCTGAGATCATGTGTGTGTTAGCCAGGgttttccagaaaaacagaatagaacATATAGatataagctgggtgtggtggctcacgcctgtaatcccagcactttgggaggccgaggcaggcggattgcctgaggtcagtagttcaagaccagcctggccaacatggtgaaaccccgtctctactaaaaatacaaaaattagccgggcgtggtggtgggtgcctgtaatcccagttactcaggaagctgaggcaggagaattccttgaacccgggaggcggagcttgcagtgagccaagattgcactattgcactccagcctggatgacaagagtgagactttgtctcaaaaaaaaaaaaagaacatacacaTGTAGAtacatatatggagagagagatttAAGGGATTGGTTCACGTGATTGTGgggggctggcaagtctgaaatctgcaggGCAGGCGGGCAGGAGATCCAGGGGAGACTTGATATTGCAGCTTGAGTCTGGAGGCAGAATCCCTTCCACCTTGGGGGAcctcagtcttttctcttaaAGTCTTAAAGCCTTCAACTGATAGGATGAGGCCCACCCGTATGACAGTAggtcatctgctttactcaaagtctattGGTCCAAACGTCCAGCTCTGAGGAAGTTCCATTCCGAGGCGGGAGATCCAGACTTGGAAGCCAGGCCATCTGTCTGGCTTCTCTAAGCTTTTCTGCTCACCCCTATCAGTGGATTTCAGACACTGATTACACAgacagacgtggtggctcacgcctgtaatcccaactactcgggaggctgagtcaggagaattgtttgaaccaaggaggtggaggttgcagtgagccaggatcacactccagcctgggtgacagagcacagctccatctcaaaaaaaaaaaaaaagtgtatatatatatacacacatttatatatatacgcacatatatatacatttatatatatacatacatttatttatatatgtgtatatatatatacacacatatatatggagcaactggaacagAGCTGGCTCACAATAAATGATCAATATCATTGCTATGCACCAAACATTCCCTGGGAATTTTTGGAATTTCCTATGCGCCAAGCACTGTTCCAGCCCTTTCTATAGGTACTGACCCACCATCCAATAAAGTAGCTACTGCTgctatcctcactttacagatggggaaacagaagcTTGGAGAAGATTAAGGAAATTCCCCAAAGCAATAGGAAATTCCAGCTCCGAGGTGGGAGATCCAGGCTTGGAAGCCAGGCCGTCTGTCTGGCTCCTCTTAGCTTTTCAGCTCACCCCCATCGGTGGATTTCAGGAGCCAGGCTGATTCTCTGACCTGCTCTTCCCTCTCCAGACACCAGAACCATTTTTGTCGCCATCTTCAGCTGCATCTccatccttctcctcttcctctcagtCTTCATCATCTACAGATGCAGCCAGCACGGTGAGCTCAGAGAACGcaaagggagagagggggagtGAAGGATTTTCTCGGTAGGTAAATTCCTCCTGCATTTTTTGTAGGTTCGTCATCTGAAGAATCCACCAAGAGGTAGACGCTTGGCATAGCTCATGCTCCACTTAGTTCCCATGTCATTCTCAAGGGAACCCACTGGCACATCTGGGATTGGCACCCTGAGCTCCCATCCCAGCCCATTCTGtgacctccctcctctcccctcttctcccctcctctcccctcttctcctctcctctcccctcctctcccctccattGCCCTCACCCTCTCCCCGAAATCTTCACATCCCATCCTTTcacgtgtctctctctctctctcagaaccAGCCATTCCAAACTTCCAGAGCAGGAGGCTGCCGGTAAGGGACCGGGGAAGTTTAAGGGAATCACCGGATAGAAAGACTAAGTTCTGACTTCTGCAGCtgagaactgatttttttttttctttctcactcagAGGCAGATTTATCCAATATGGAAAGGGTATCTCTCTCGGTGAGTCCTCCCGCTTAGGAGTCCTACAAGAGCTCCCTCACCACAATGGGCTGGTCGTGTGTGCCTCCTGGTTAAGCCCGTACAGAAATGTATAGTTTATCACCCGTGTGGTCTTAGACAAGTCACGAAACTCCCCTAATGAGAACCAAAATCTCCATTTAAAAGGCGTATGcacgggctgggcgcggtggctcacgcctgtaatccccacactt
This window encodes:
- the VSTM1 gene encoding V-set and transmembrane domain-containing protein 1 isoform X3, coding for MTTEFLSLLCLDTRTIFVAIFSCISILLLFLSVFIIYRCSQHGSSSEESTKRTSHSKLPEQEAAEADLSNMERVSLSTADPQRVTYAELSTSALSEAASDTTREPPGSHEYAALKV